The Metopolophium dirhodum isolate CAU chromosome 4, ASM1992520v1, whole genome shotgun sequence DNA window gtttcaaaggcaaatgaaaaaaatttaaaatccttagtcacggtttttattgataagcatttaaagttcaaattttgacaaaatactgaaaaatcacgaaaattagcaaattattttgagttgagaattcataaaaatttttctttttaaatctaagatttgaaaatgtaatattagattagtcataagtttgtctacctttatcaaaaaaaaaatgtctacaagaaacttagaTTAAAtctttatgagcgtctgaaatttatatttttacaacatttgatattcactcgatttctcatgtaacaattttcttgttttattgtaatttattataaaacgaattactgtagatacttgaaaatttaactgaatgtttatattagcattttataaaattttgaaaatattttgactctattcgagctgtttacggacattgtcagttttcaatttttttagtttttttttctataaatatcaataaaattctatttgttgggtaaaaaagcgtgaatatttaatataaggctcctgatatatcgttctaatagcagttgaaaaatattaaaaatacataggcacaatttttttttataagcatttaaagttcaaattttgacaacatttatcaaatttataatttattaattattttgtagttaaaaatgtataaaatgtttaacttttatggctaaggattgaaaatttaaaacaaggctccacgtaaataggttatatataaattactttattcacaataatatcatcaaatatacttggtaaaatcataggctgactgaccgttttcgctcagaatcgtttttcttatacaatgatattatatcattgaattcaaatttaacaccatccattacagtgacccacttgtaacctactgtacagcagagtgacatccacttatccacctttttttagtttaaaattaatactaatcAAATGCTGCCCTCAAAGAATGTATTAAAGAATAGTTTCCTTCACCATCgcgttatttttatgttatttattatttattaattattatgtaataattattaattatcctaTATTTTACTTAGATATTGTGGTTAAAATACTGATTGTAAGTttttcagattaaaaaaaactaatagcaTTAATACAGATAAACTATACCGTATACCTTGGTAACACGTATGGTTTTAGCtgatcattttatttaattccaagATAAGATGGGAAGAAAATGAATAACAttcaattacaaatacattatagtaaaataaatacattcatcgctccactcagaatctagaataaaaacaatgtattttttgaacattattttgaaaCGTTTCACTGATGGACGATTGTATAAAACCCCAGAATAGGACAATGGTATAACGCACATTTTCTTTTATCAGAACatctacctaattatttttcaaggaattatttaataggtatatcgtataatttACACGATAACATCGATTCAAAAATTTTCCATTGTATTCAATAGGTattcagtaaataatattgtcttttgtATGTTCACCTCGCTCGTCTTATaacatagtatttaaaaaagatGGTCAAgtaggcaagtgggtgtcgctctgctgtacagtaggtaaaaagtgggttactgtaatggatggagttaaatttgaattcaatgatataatatcattgtataagaaaaacgattctaagcgaagatattctgatattactaagtatatttgatgatattatagtgaataaagtaattaatttatataatataacctatttacgtggaaccttgttttaaattttgaatccttagctataaaagttgaacataaaatataaatgtttaactacaaaataattattacattttaaatttgatgattttgtcaaaattccaaccttaaatgcttataaaaaaaagttgtgcctatgtatttttaatatttttcaactgtcatcTAAGCAATATATtagagctttgtattaaattttcaggcTTTTTAagccaacaaataacattttattgacaattatagaaaaaaaaccaaaaaaattgaaaattgacaatcctcgtaaacagctcaaaaaaagtaaaaatattttcaaaatttgatgttGTATggaaaatgagaatataaaataatattcagtgatATTTTCATGTaggtatctacagttattcgtttttgatttacaataaaataacaaaatcgcttcatgaaaaatcgagtgaatatccaatcttgtaaaaatatgaacttcaaacgctcataaaaatttaatttgatttgcttgtagacatttttttttttttgataaaagtagacaaccTATGAGGaatgttgtattacattttcaaatcttaaatttaaaaagaaaaatttttaagaattcttaacttaaattaattcgttaatttttgTGATACCTAACCAGTATACCAGCACTTACCTTCATAGTTCCGTTGAAACAGGTATGATTTAGCTTATAAAGATATGATTATTTAACTACCTGTACAATAAAGTTAATCTAATTCTTAGTATAGTTTAACTATATTTCcagttattttgtaaatatttttccatcAAGTATTGTGTAATgattaatgtacctacctatgtttgtATATTGATGTAGTCTATAGCTATACTTCTATAATCTATACTCAGCTGCAATATTctaaacatacattataatatatataatatgcacgtcacgcgttacataataatatgatataaaattatatttcatctcataatactatacctatattattatcatgggcgtatcgcatataatatattatatagctggttAGAAGTATTCGATTCACACGCACGACATCCCGACCCCAGTCAAACGTGTACGTAGTACGTATCACtaaaccaaatatatatatttatataataatattattttaataaattaaataggtatataataatagtatgtaacaACAATCGCCgaaggaataaaaaaaacccgtaCATGGTCATAcgacaaacacacacacacaaactcaTATTATACACCTTTTTTCAGAGGCCGACACCAATGTTTACATCACGCGTAACGCATGTCGCAAGACCTTTCCCGCTGCTGCTGCGGCAGAATAGCGTCGGATAAGTCTTGGGTTAGGaggtaatgatataatatacgaacgtCTCTCCGTCGGGACCGTGACTTGACGAGCGCACATGGACACAGTCGTGTCTAGCCGTTTTTCGTGTACACACCGAGaacataaatagtataataatattaaaatcgaacGCCAAAACACAAAATCAATAGCAGAAAATCGCAGGATACAATTGTGATATCTACCGTATAATAACACTTTTTAAGTACACGAATATTTTGAACGCTGTGCGGAATCAAAATGTCTTTCAAAACGATAATCGCTGTTGTAGCGGTAGTCGCGATATGCTGCAGTTGCAACACTGGAGCTCTGAAACAGGTAAAACGTGCATTTATATACCTGTatcgtattattttacatttaatactaGCTTTCGGTagtttaggtaattaattaattaattagtttaattatataacCTGGATACATGTTATATCGGTatgattatatgttttttaagctCAACGTTGATTTTCAGTATATGAATTCACATATACACATGACACACGTGtcgttaattaaaaatgttaaatgtaccTACCAAGTACAATATAAAACCAAAAGATACAGTCAAGTGCCCAtatggcatatattatatagtacaaaaGCTGCATCATGGGTAAGATATGTCATTTTTATAGGTCAGCCATTTTTTACGGTACTTCGTTTAGATTGCACTTTATATTCAGTCATGTAGATACATTATagataatatgcatattttactgATAACATTCAACTCTTCACTCAACAGACATTCACgtcagtattatataataaaaattaatttttttaatatgggaTTCGGCTGACAACGCCATAAAACTCCAAAAAAGAGTGAGAAAACtcatatgtaattttattggaATTGCACGACACAGAATTTCTTGATGGTTAGAAAATAACACTGCACAGTAGCCAGTAATGctagtttctaatttttaaacattgtaccTACTGatcgtgttattatttttctgctCACAGAGACAAGCGTATTCCGGCTATTCCGACGGATACACTCAGAACCACAAGGACGAAAGTCACCAAGATCTGAGTAAAGTGCCAGGCACACCGGGAGTAGACTACCCAATTTACCACGCGGTGCCAGAGACAAGTTTTAATTGCAAAGACGTACCGTACGCACCCGGCATGTACGCCAATGTGGAGACCGGATGCCAGGTACAGTGGCttattgattgtaaaatatacggGAACATCTGACTtaatatttcaacgagttaCGACTTACGACTATGGTATAGGTCGAAGgtacttacaatttaaattacacCACGATCaactaggtatacaatttacaaatggattgtatataggtatgtacgtAATGTCATTAATTATTGTCTTGCGCGCTCACAATTTCGTGCGAtgatttcaatataatacaataatttaatagtagtaatagtaggtacctatattaaaacgAATTTGtttaactaacaaaaaaaaactaataagtaatgtgTTTCATTGCAAAATTGTCGAAAACCCGTTTGTATGAAGACGTCATGACTCATTCCACGAAACTTACTTCATTCTTATATACAGAAATacgcgtaatataatatgtacctattcgATATGCGAAAATTACATTTGACCCACATCTAATAGAAAACCGCCTCACAATGggcaatatcattatattattataaattatacatattgggTAATTGGCATTTggcaataacatattatagagaTAGTCCTGTAGAGTGTAGAGAAATAAGAAATGCAACTTTTTATCGTCACGCATTGCactgttgatattattatgataataataaaagagaACGTCTTCTAAGTAAGTACTGAAAAGGAAAgtatatcaaacaatttaactTCGGAATAATCGTATTATTGCCTTTTTTTCTCTAAACTTCTCCTtcgttatgtttaaatattgactTTATGCAATCATACgtcatgatatataaatatattataagtaataaatattaatttaagccAATGACTAAACAAATTCGTCTTAACAAAAGaattactattataagttataacagctACATTTAATACGTGAGTTGTAGACTTATGGGTAGGTTGACGCAAGTACGCAACATCTAAACTATATACTCATCATTCCATCtatctatattaatacaataataccttCTACCTAATTAAAACGCTGATacaaataatcattatattctactattatactacctatctGTACTTTGTACCTAATTAGTGCCATAATTTGTAAgaggttttattataatatatttaggtgaAATTTCACCCCAACAAATTTGGGCgattgtaaactcggcccggggaaaaaaaatattcaaaaggtctattgtaaactcggccccagtttttttcaggtaaaaattatttaggtgtAAACTCGGCCCGAGGTTTTTACAGGTAAAAACGATTGACATGTAAACTCGGCCCGgatttttttcaggtaaaaacgATTGACGTGTAAACTCGgcccgaataaaaatattatacgtatgtacttataatatttttgagaaccatttaGCATTACCCAGAGGACACCACGAGGAGGTGATTCTCATTATcctccaaaaattattttcattttcatattattattcatagtatgaaatgcgttatataaatgtaaaattgcatgtgtaaaaatttaagtaatatgtttcatatgttgtaaaaaaatataagtaaaatgtaataatgtaaaatgtgtaaaaatataataactaataataggttataatataaatttatttttcgaaGTGAAAAGCCATATGTTTGACGTATTCAGTCACCGatatttccttatttttatattttgtaagtgttttttccaataattcttttttttttttggtttttgtgtTTTGAAACTGAAATGGTGCATTTAGGCTATGACAGAATATATATTGGGGTGAGTTGAATTGAAACTTGCATTAAAATGTGCATAAAATAATTCACATGCATTGGTTGTTAAATGCGTATCAACTAAAGCACAGGCCCACACATCAGGCGGAAAAATAGCGGTTTTCCACGTTGGAACTCAACTATGCTTGCCATCGTGACGGTTGTGTAAACACTAAACACTAGTGAAACGTCGTTTCAAAAGTCCGAtacgaaaatgaaattatttgtctcaatgtttaaatatattttagcattcgaacaaaatattgttcacGATAAGATATAGATAAgtacgttatttattatttgcagaTAAAATTATGtcgtgataattatatattattgatcaaaattatcgggccgagtttacaaccggaccttttttattatcttaaattttccGGCCGAGTTTACaatctacctattttattacctaaaatgtccgggccgagtttacaatcGACCTATTTCACTACTTAAAATTTCCGGGCCGAGTTTACTACAAAAAAGGTAACCACGGGCCCAGTTTACATTTGCCCACAAATTTATagcataaatttataatttataatttttaacacattttatacatagatattaatatattatacattataagttattatatacatttaatacatgtGCAATCTGCCAACGAATATAGCTCatcgataattatttattagaattatttaaaacgtacaaatatattacaaaaaaatactaaaatatcaatAGTACTTTTTATAACTGTTAATGGCTTATTGtactaattataggtataattaagCATAATTAATCAATGgcacttataataaaaaaaactataaagtaaatgcaaaaacatattaaaaattagaccaatggcaattttttttgtactaaaaaaaatatattcaaaagtacataggtaggtatctcAACTTTTTAATTGGATAAATTACtctattttaattcttaaaatcgATGTTTTCTAATTGCATGTAAAAATCATTATCTACATTCTACGTCAAAGTGCAGCGTGTGTAGTTTTTTCGTGACAGAACTGATCTACGCGAAATACGAGTgacatattaaattttaatatacgaCTATACGAGTACAGTAAGGTTGTAAGGAGcaacaaatataattagaatGATCAGTTGTGTACAGTGgcgtgaatatatatatttacctatgacAATTATTGTCATAGGTGATTTTAGTAGGCAAGGGGTGACCTTTGTCattctatagttattttatgaaaatttgtttaatagtcAACAAAAAAACTATACTTGGTGTATGGTAAGGTGATTATACGAAATAGGTGGTTGTCTACATTTCATGCGGAGGAGTCTAATgtcataggtacaattttagacttcggcgccactggttatgtaaatagtaaatactgaacaattttaaattaaaataaatacaagtatctagataggtatattaatgattgtgaatcaaatttttatttgtcgtATAATGGAACTGGACgctaacttttatttaatgtctCATATTGATTGTTATACATTACTCCCCTTTGGGTATTTTACCAccactatacattattacaatatgaaatAATGGGAGGGGTTGAACGTCATTACCTCTGTGGATATGaaattcaccccccccccctcagaaCTAAGATCTCATTATTCAGTTTTTcagattaataacattttctatattttaggCTTACCATATCTGTCACGACGGTCGTGAAGGTCATCAGGGAGCGTCTTTCTTGTGCTCCAACGGCACTTTGTTCAATCAAAAAGAATTTACCTGCGATTGGTGGTACAACGTAGACTGTAGCAAGGCGACATATTATTACGAGTGAGcatattatcttaatttttcatcatcgatttcaaaaaaaatattaaatttattccaattactttttaaaactagCAGAAGggttatattataaggtatacctacttatatatatatatatatttttaacttttagacTTAACACGGACGCAGCAAAAAATCCATTCGCCCCAAAACCAAAGGCAACTGAGGAACCGTACAAGCAACCATACGACAATTATTACCAGAATCCAAAGTATTATCTgtaaatgcatttattatattatttaaacacatgtttctttttatgtaaataaggtgtaaattgtttatacatacttataaattttacaataataatcaataatatatttattattatattgatgtaatGATATATCCAGTGACTGGTAATTGGTATTATGGTCACCATCTTCATTAGtcaatggtattaaatattactaaaagtTATAGACTCatactattttcattttaccattgtactatattattataatataagcttcAGCAGTCCCGGCTCCATAGGCGTAAAATAAAGGAAACGCATaggcatattattaatatattgatatatattaatatattaaattatctagacacttaattttagtttgatgaaataatgacttttttaacaaaaattgatttattgcaaataacataatacctaatCAATGCAgataattaaatctaaaaaaaattgacaatttattttgtttggttttatttatactaACCAGGGTTTAGCACCCAAATCATTTTGGGTTTCAGGGGTGCTGGATGTATTTGGGTGTTCAAACACCGGAATTAAAGGATACTCTATGAACATGTTCAATTCCCAGTGGCGTGCCCAGGAATTTAAAATGggggacaacatttttttttttaataaacgaaaaaagcgggtaagtggaaatcgctctgctgtacagtatgctacaagtgggtgactgtaaatttaaatttaactataaatatcatGTGTgcaaaaaacggttctgagcagagacggtttgacagcctaggatattttatattatacttatatttttattattaatataataatatatatacattaattttaactacaaaatagaaaatattacaagatagttagataacatttttatgaatttctaactcaaaataatttgcacattttcgtgatttttacgtaatttgtcaaagtttgaactaaatgcttataaaaaaaaattgtgactgtatttttaatattttctcactgccattgtaagaatatattaggagcctcgtattaaatttcaagcttgTTGACTCaacgattaaaattaataatttagaaaaattaatgacTCTTAACagctgtaataactaataagtggttTTTTGTAGGTCGGTAAAAAAAAGACAACTGCAGGGGGGGTATAACCCCTTTCCTCCTCCCTCCCTGAGCACGCCACTGTGACAATTCCTGAttgttatacttattaattaagaGGGTGTCAGCACACTGTCTGTTTTCTCAGTCTGGCTTATGCGCAACATatagacaaaacacatttacgcaaaatcgttttttttcgtataattttcgagtaaattaacttattacaaaaacgatagagaataatatttttgagagtataatatatcgatttgtctaaatatttttaacatctttaaataacaattttttatctttatttgatGGTCGAATATAAAGtcaaatgagaaaaaaaattaaactgatattatgtcataccttcaaaaatattattctctataattttactttaagattactcaaaatcataaaaaacgattttaggtAAAAACGTTTTAGCTATGTTGCTCGTGGGTctgaaagaaaataaatattgcgctgacatcctcttaatatattatacaaatacgtaGACAATTACActtacatttgttgtctctgtatAATTGAGAGATATCGAAGGagaagaaaatgtattaagtttattataagacagtgtataaaaaataggaaaattaaACTTTAGAAACAGTgtgatgaaattataatattatagtttaatttatgtattttatttctggGAACTAATTATCATTGatttgtagaataattaaattaaaaaaataaaggtactgatattttttaattcagtaatttaatgtacctattttgtttgtattttgatcATCAATCTTTATTAAGccactatagaaaaaaaatcaaaatcaattaatagtaaaataaatactataatattgtaatttgtaatgttctTTATACCTCACCACCACCGTTATAAATAActacataaaacaaaatttctagTGGACTATTGTCCCACTAACTCTTCACCAATTTTATTACGCCATAACcttgtttacaattaatatttaaatttttacatgacgaaaaaattttaaatttagtaaattcccgtccataacaatataatataattattattatggtcccGTGACTACTAGCGCTTTAGTTCATCAAAACACCGTTTTGGGGCCACAATTCTCATCTCGTATACCAACCCGAGTAGATTTTGGTTGATTATAACCCGTGATcgatactataaaaaaaaattgtgatacctatgattaaattatcatcaataataaatttaaaactacataAACACATCTTTTTTTTCTTGCGTTGTTTGAATACTAGATGTATAACTTTAATTAACCCAGCCCCTAGTTAACTTGTACAAATGGCAAGAAATGCAATAGttgcattttaagaaaaatgtaataactgttTAGCTTAGAATTTGTTGTTTTTGATATAACTACTATTGTTGgacaaaaaatattctaatttttttcttaacccgATATTAATTACTTTTGTGTTCATTAAGCCGTTAGTCTCTTCAGTCTTCATCTTTTCAGTTGTTTGTTATGGcacaattaacatttaaaatacctgcctacaaatgattttattttattcataattgtataaataagtatattattatcaatataaatataaataatttgtaaaaatggcctaaatataataaatactagattcaatattgcatacattttatatttttataaaaccatttttaaggacaaaTTACctttagtacaaacattttaataactgcaaAACTACTTTGATTATTGAATTACGTATAtccacattttcaaaaaaattatctaccaGTAAAAAAGGGggttcttatttaaaaaaacagaagtttgtatctccacagtaGTACAATAAAAGGTCTTTGAgtccctatattatattatattcccttacctatatatatatatatatatatatatatataggtatttgaaaattccaaaaatcagaatttgaacaaattaattttaaagagaaTAATATGGGTGAGCATGCTTTATGAATCACCCAGTATATAAGGATTTATGGTATGAAAAATTGAcaagtaaacaataaaatagaactacaaaacaattatattcataaaatcataaatagtaataacataaaatgaaTGAAAACATGATTATTTAATGCATGTTGTGtaataacacatttaaaaattattaacaatattataaaatagtgaaatataattaattaaaatatattatacttaaaacaaattactcattaaagaaatattttattttaccaacatACATTGAttgaacataattataattatgttaaagcgtacatttaagtataatataataagtacaacaGGTacgacttaaaaattgttttcatcacAGGTACCTAATTTAAGAAATCTTCACTTTGCGTTAAATTGCGTTGGTctaattattttggtaaataatttaggtctttggaaatgtaaaaaaaaaatatatttttacaacagtagttaatcaaaattaaattaatcaattaaaatcttgctttttaatgtaaaaaaaaaatcaatcaattaaaatcttgttttttaattagaaaaaaaaatcaaaatttaacaaCATACTGAATATAATAGTCGCATTGTGTCTTTGGTGCTTtagtcataatttttaaaactaagacattaatgtttgaaatagaatttatagttttgtttaacaaatccgagaatgaattataaaacattGGATGTTGAGAGTTTTCATATATTCCCTCTCGTTTTCTAGTATATCTTCTATAATCACAGTTAAATTTCAATGCCGTGCTCAAATCATCTCTATGAACTTCGTGAAAAACAGTATTCTGCaataaaatgtcaattaaaaacaatactaggtataatagtataaaacaataacagGTTACTATCTAGATTTCAAATAGGCAGATTTTGTTTTCCTTTAAAAACATGCCCAGCCTTGCCGATAACCGTAATCCATGTATTATCCACAGTCCACACCAGGGAAAAATCAGGGCTAGCCCGACCACAGTACCGCCTCCCCCACGACCTACTGTTGGATACTACCATTGTcccattggttataaatactgtatttatattcaatatacctGCACTTGTTATTTTaagtattgtatttttgtattgtaacaAAATTGGTAGTTCACCCCCTCCAGATCTTTGCTTTGGATCCAAGTGTCCAAATCCGCATACCCACACACAGGGCTGTCCCTAGGTCAGGGCTGTACCTAATATCAATTCTAATATctacagaaaaaaattgttgacaaaCTAAAATGGTAGGttccttataaataaataaataataaataaattgcattaatggagttcaaaaatattaaaaatacacgggattaattattttttggtcatttaaagtttaatatatgaatGATAGAAGATTTCCCACAAATGTTCCTaccctaaacaaaaaaaaaaaagtttaccgaaaagtaattttaattttttatcagtgtataaatttaacatttttaggatattatatgatttttattgttaaattaacaaatttttatgtatcaatttt harbors:
- the LOC132943075 gene encoding uncharacterized protein LOC132943075; this encodes MDQSMLSFVLTHLPDNWDTNVSYTTSHVLRVLSRSENAGEYQFVEAMFYGANISQIIRVQNPFQYGRYMLRREMLNSTYENTVFHEVHRDDLSTALKFNCDYRRYTRKREGIYENSQHPMFYNSFSDLLNKTINSISNINVLVLKIMTKAPKTQCDYYIQYVVKF
- the LOC132943245 gene encoding U-scoloptoxin(01)-Cw1a-like, which encodes MSFKTIIAVVAVVAICCSCNTGALKQRQAYSGYSDGYTQNHKDESHQDLSKVPGTPGVDYPIYHAVPETSFNCKDVPYAPGMYANVETGCQAYHICHDGREGHQGASFLCSNGTLFNQKEFTCDWWYNVDCSKATYYYELNTDAAKNPFAPKPKATEEPYKQPYDNYYQNPKYYL